The proteins below are encoded in one region of Puntigrus tetrazona isolate hp1 chromosome 5, ASM1883169v1, whole genome shotgun sequence:
- the apba1a gene encoding amyloid-beta A4 precursor protein-binding family A member 1 isoform X1, whose translation MSHQEAPYGQEAREAAEADLERRGPEGQQPPSSHRRRHDNGDGSSRSSRSRNHHNNHGMENNHYQSQQQGAPRYRRYEGSNGGTNRARTTRRTAEEGDTEQQPVQQPIPRPAVTRYRRQGDNEARIRAQQQRQRQRERQQRDAERAEQHRLEHQQHVVSPTQAMPPSREPEEAEEDEGDGGSALARSASTESGFHNHTDRAEGDAVMVLEAEPEDESTYGIPLRPESEEYTESAESEQQHGGPAYLQPQYPPQPPPLPREPLPNAERPHDAETLNPNYSNYVYTQPMYRSPTGAGEVREGGATEDEPYSEPYAEYTLQEHVYEEITDTPSTKAEGQTPQQRRAEFRLFDRDLYQQQEAVGSRLHHYDERSDGESDSPEKEAEFAPYPRADSCEQDEDIDQIVAEVKESLSSQSLERVAMGLDKDGNEEEEWPESESHGQMEEIKPNEPMGERESVEQSLRSPSEEPAPVVKSSREKRDAISLAIKDIKEAIEEVKTRTVRSPYTPDEPKEPIWVMRQDLSPTAESDLQPSLGADSPGSGSTSPQGAESSSRHLPSHEGSDSFESPSPASKESRRSLASFPTYVEVPGPCDPEDLIDGIIFAANYLGSTQLLSDKTPSKNVRMMQAQEAVSRIKTAQKLAKNRKKAPEGEAQPMTEVDLFISTQRIKVLNADSQETMMDHPLRTISYIADIGNIVVLMARRRMPRSDSQENMEASDPAQDEKRQYKMICHVFESEDAQLIAQSIGQAFSVAYQEFLRANGINPEDLSQKEYSDLLNTQDMYNDDLIHFSKSENCKDVYIEKQKGEILGVVIVESGWGSILPTVIIANMMHGGPAEKSGRLNIGDQIMSINGTSLVGLPLSTCQSIIKGLKNQSRIKLNIVRCPPVTTVLIRRPDLRYQLGFSVQNGIICSLMRGGIAERGGVRVGHRIIEINSQSVVATPHEKIVHILSNAVGEIHMKTMPAAMYRLLTAQEQPVYI comes from the exons ATGAGCCACCAGGAGGCGCCGTATGGTCAGGAGGCGAGAGAGGCGGCTGAGGCAGACTTGGAGCGCCGGGGCCCAGAAGGCCAACAGCCTCCCTCATCCCACCGTAGACGCCATGACAATGGAGATGGCAGCTCTCGCTCCAGTAGATCCCGCAACCACCACAACAACCATGGTATGGAGAATAACCACTACCAGTCCCAACAGCAGGGGGCCCCACGCTACCGCAGGTACGAGGGATCTAACGGAGGGACGAACCGTGCACGTACTACAAGGAGGACTGCCGAAGAAGGTGACACTGAGCAGCAACCTGTTCAGCAGCCCATTCCGAGACCTGCAGTGACACGCTACCGCAGACAGGGAGACAACGAGGCCCGAATCCGGGCTCAGCAACAGAGACAGCGACAGCGGGAGAGGCAGCAAAGAGACGCAGAGAGAGCTGAGCAGCACAGGCTGGAACATCAGCAGCATGTTGTCTCACCTACACAAGCCATGCCGCCCAGTAGAGAGCCTGAGGAAGCTGAGGAAGACGAGGGCGACGGCGGCAGTGCTTTGGCCCGGTCCGCCAGCACTGAGAGCGGCTTCCACAACCACACAGACCGGGCTGAAGGGGATGCAGTCATGGTCCTGGAAGCAGAACCTGAAGACGAAAGCACATACGGCATCCCACTTCGCCCGGAATCGGAGGAGTATACAGAGAGCGCAGAGTCAGAGCAACAGCACGGTGGTCCAGCTTACCTCCAACCCCAATACCCACCTCAGCCACCGCCGCTACCTCGAGAGCCCCTGCCCAATGCTGAGAGGCCCCATGATGCAGAGACGCTTAACCCTAACTACTCTAATTATGTTTACACTCAGCCGATGTACCGCAGTCCCACCGGAGCAGGAGAGGTCCGTGAAGGTGGAGCAACAGAAGACGAGCCGTACTCTGAGCCCTATGCTGAATACACCCTTCAGGAGCATGTTTATGAGGAAATCACAGACACCCCTTCGACCAAAGCCGAGGGGCAGACTCCACAACAACGCAGGGCAGAGTTCAGGCTCTTCGATCGTGACCTCTACCAGCAGCAGGAGGCTGTTGGGTCCAGGCTCCACCACTACGACGAGCGATCCGACGGAGAGTCGGACAGTCCCGAGAAGGAAGCAGAGTTTGCCCCATACCCCCGTGCTGACAGCTGCGAACAGGATGAAGACATTGACCAGATTGTGGCAGAGGTTAAGGAGAGTCTGAGCTCACAGAGCCTGGAGCGCGTCGCCATGGGTCTGGACAAGGACGGGAATGAAGAAGAAGAGTGGCCTGAGTCAGAGTCCCATGGTCAAATGGAAGAAATCAAACCCAATGAGCCAATGGGCGAAAGAGAGAGTGTAGAGCAGTCCCTTAGAAGTCCATCAGAAGAGCCAGCTCCAGTTGTTAAGAGCAGTCGTGAGAAAAGAGATGCTATCTCACTGGCTATTAAGGACATCAAAGAGGCAATAGAGGAGGTGAAGACAAGGACGGTCCGCTCGCCCTACACGCCAGACGAGCCCAAAGAACCCATCTGGGTAATGAGGCAAGACCTGAGTCCTACGGCAGAATCTGACCTGCAGCCATCTCTGGGGGCTGAT TCACCAGGCTCAGGCTCCACCTCCCCTCAGGGGGCGGAGTCTTCCAGCCGTCACCTGCCGTCACATGAGGGGAGTGACAGCTTCGAGTCTCCATCTCCTGCCAGTAAAGAG TCAAGGAGAAGTCTTGCTTCATTTCCGACATATGTAGAAG TACCAGGCCCATGTGACCCAGAGGACCTCATCGACGGTATTATCTTTGCTGCTAACTACCTGGGATCCACCCAGCTGCTCTCAGACAAGACACCCTCCAAAAACGTGCGCATGATGCAGGCTCAGGAGGCTGTGAGTCGCATTAAG ACGGCCCAGAAATTAGCCAAAAACAGGAAGAAG GCTCCAGAAGGTGAAGCTCAGCCCATGACGGAGGTGGACCTATTCATCTCCACTCAGAGAATCAAAGTGCTCAATGCAGACTCGCAG GAGACCATGATGGACCACCCTTTAAGGACCATCTCCTACATCGCTGATATTGGGAACATTGTGGTGTTGATGGCCCGCAGGAGAATGCCTCGCTCCGACTCTCAGGAGAACATGGAAGCCTCTGACCCAGCTCAGGACGAGAAGCGCCAATACAAGATGATCTGTCACGTGTTTGAGTCTGAAGAT GCTCAGCTCATAGCTCAGTCCATCGGCCAGGCTTTCAGTGTGGCGTACCAAGAGTTCCTGCGTGCCAATGGCATCAACCCAGAGGATCTGAGCCAGAAAGAGTACAGCGACCTCCTTAACACACAGGACATGTACAACGATGACCTCATTCACTTTTCCAAGTCTGAGAACTGCAAAGAT GTTTACATAGAGAAGCAGAAGGGTGAGATTCTTGGGGTGGTGATCGTGGAGTCGGGCTGGGGCTCCATCCTGCCCACGGTGATTATAGCAAACATGATGCATGGTGGCCCGGCAGAGAAGTCCGGCAGACTGAACATCGGGGACCAGATTATGTCCATCAATGGCACCAGCCTGGTGGGGTTACCTCTCTCCACCTGTCAGAGCATTATCAAG GGACTGAAGAACCAATCCAGAATAAAGCTTAACATTGTGAGATGTCCACCTGTGACCACTGTCCTCATCAGAAGACCAGACCTGAGATATCAACTGGGATTTAGTGTGCAGAATGGCATT ATCTGCAGTCTGATGAGAGGAGGGATAGCAGAGCGCGGTGGGGTGCGAGTCGGCCACCGGATCATTGAAATCAATAGCCAGAGTGTTGTAGCCACCCCTCACGAGAAGATTGTACACATCTTGTCAAATGCAGTCGGTGAG ATTCACATGAAGACTATGCCGGCTGCCATGTACCGCTTGTTAACAGCCCAGGAGCAACCAGTTTACATCTAA
- the apba1a gene encoding amyloid-beta A4 precursor protein-binding family A member 1 isoform X2 — translation MSHQEAPYGQEAREAAEADLERRGPEGQQPPSSHRRRHDNGDGSSRSSRSRNHHNNHGMENNHYQSQQQGAPRYRRYEGSNGGTNRARTTRRTAEEGDTEQQPVQQPIPRPAVTRYRRQGDNEARIRAQQQRQRQRERQQRDAERAEQHRLEHQQHVVSPTQAMPPSREPEEAEEDEGDGGSALARSASTESGFHNHTDRAEGDAVMVLEAEPEDESTYGIPLRPESEEYTESAESEQQHGGPAYLQPQYPPQPPPLPREPLPNAERPHDAETLNPNYSNYVYTQPMYRSPTGAGEVREGGATEDEPYSEPYAEYTLQEHVYEEITDTPSTKAEGQTPQQRRAEFRLFDRDLYQQQEAVGSRLHHYDERSDGESDSPEKEAEFAPYPRADSCEQDEDIDQIVAEVKESLSSQSLERVAMGLDKDGNEEEEWPESESHGQMEEIKPNEPMGERESVEQSLRSPSEEPAPVVKSSREKRDAISLAIKDIKEAIEEVKTRTVRSPYTPDEPKEPIWVMRQDLSPTAESDLQPSLGADSPGSGSTSPQGAESSSRHLPSHEGSDSFESPSPASKESRRSLASFPTYVEVPGPCDPEDLIDGIIFAANYLGSTQLLSDKTPSKNVRMMQAQEAVSRIKAPEGEAQPMTEVDLFISTQRIKVLNADSQETMMDHPLRTISYIADIGNIVVLMARRRMPRSDSQENMEASDPAQDEKRQYKMICHVFESEDAQLIAQSIGQAFSVAYQEFLRANGINPEDLSQKEYSDLLNTQDMYNDDLIHFSKSENCKDVYIEKQKGEILGVVIVESGWGSILPTVIIANMMHGGPAEKSGRLNIGDQIMSINGTSLVGLPLSTCQSIIKGLKNQSRIKLNIVRCPPVTTVLIRRPDLRYQLGFSVQNGIICSLMRGGIAERGGVRVGHRIIEINSQSVVATPHEKIVHILSNAVGEIHMKTMPAAMYRLLTAQEQPVYI, via the exons ATGAGCCACCAGGAGGCGCCGTATGGTCAGGAGGCGAGAGAGGCGGCTGAGGCAGACTTGGAGCGCCGGGGCCCAGAAGGCCAACAGCCTCCCTCATCCCACCGTAGACGCCATGACAATGGAGATGGCAGCTCTCGCTCCAGTAGATCCCGCAACCACCACAACAACCATGGTATGGAGAATAACCACTACCAGTCCCAACAGCAGGGGGCCCCACGCTACCGCAGGTACGAGGGATCTAACGGAGGGACGAACCGTGCACGTACTACAAGGAGGACTGCCGAAGAAGGTGACACTGAGCAGCAACCTGTTCAGCAGCCCATTCCGAGACCTGCAGTGACACGCTACCGCAGACAGGGAGACAACGAGGCCCGAATCCGGGCTCAGCAACAGAGACAGCGACAGCGGGAGAGGCAGCAAAGAGACGCAGAGAGAGCTGAGCAGCACAGGCTGGAACATCAGCAGCATGTTGTCTCACCTACACAAGCCATGCCGCCCAGTAGAGAGCCTGAGGAAGCTGAGGAAGACGAGGGCGACGGCGGCAGTGCTTTGGCCCGGTCCGCCAGCACTGAGAGCGGCTTCCACAACCACACAGACCGGGCTGAAGGGGATGCAGTCATGGTCCTGGAAGCAGAACCTGAAGACGAAAGCACATACGGCATCCCACTTCGCCCGGAATCGGAGGAGTATACAGAGAGCGCAGAGTCAGAGCAACAGCACGGTGGTCCAGCTTACCTCCAACCCCAATACCCACCTCAGCCACCGCCGCTACCTCGAGAGCCCCTGCCCAATGCTGAGAGGCCCCATGATGCAGAGACGCTTAACCCTAACTACTCTAATTATGTTTACACTCAGCCGATGTACCGCAGTCCCACCGGAGCAGGAGAGGTCCGTGAAGGTGGAGCAACAGAAGACGAGCCGTACTCTGAGCCCTATGCTGAATACACCCTTCAGGAGCATGTTTATGAGGAAATCACAGACACCCCTTCGACCAAAGCCGAGGGGCAGACTCCACAACAACGCAGGGCAGAGTTCAGGCTCTTCGATCGTGACCTCTACCAGCAGCAGGAGGCTGTTGGGTCCAGGCTCCACCACTACGACGAGCGATCCGACGGAGAGTCGGACAGTCCCGAGAAGGAAGCAGAGTTTGCCCCATACCCCCGTGCTGACAGCTGCGAACAGGATGAAGACATTGACCAGATTGTGGCAGAGGTTAAGGAGAGTCTGAGCTCACAGAGCCTGGAGCGCGTCGCCATGGGTCTGGACAAGGACGGGAATGAAGAAGAAGAGTGGCCTGAGTCAGAGTCCCATGGTCAAATGGAAGAAATCAAACCCAATGAGCCAATGGGCGAAAGAGAGAGTGTAGAGCAGTCCCTTAGAAGTCCATCAGAAGAGCCAGCTCCAGTTGTTAAGAGCAGTCGTGAGAAAAGAGATGCTATCTCACTGGCTATTAAGGACATCAAAGAGGCAATAGAGGAGGTGAAGACAAGGACGGTCCGCTCGCCCTACACGCCAGACGAGCCCAAAGAACCCATCTGGGTAATGAGGCAAGACCTGAGTCCTACGGCAGAATCTGACCTGCAGCCATCTCTGGGGGCTGAT TCACCAGGCTCAGGCTCCACCTCCCCTCAGGGGGCGGAGTCTTCCAGCCGTCACCTGCCGTCACATGAGGGGAGTGACAGCTTCGAGTCTCCATCTCCTGCCAGTAAAGAG TCAAGGAGAAGTCTTGCTTCATTTCCGACATATGTAGAAG TACCAGGCCCATGTGACCCAGAGGACCTCATCGACGGTATTATCTTTGCTGCTAACTACCTGGGATCCACCCAGCTGCTCTCAGACAAGACACCCTCCAAAAACGTGCGCATGATGCAGGCTCAGGAGGCTGTGAGTCGCATTAAG GCTCCAGAAGGTGAAGCTCAGCCCATGACGGAGGTGGACCTATTCATCTCCACTCAGAGAATCAAAGTGCTCAATGCAGACTCGCAG GAGACCATGATGGACCACCCTTTAAGGACCATCTCCTACATCGCTGATATTGGGAACATTGTGGTGTTGATGGCCCGCAGGAGAATGCCTCGCTCCGACTCTCAGGAGAACATGGAAGCCTCTGACCCAGCTCAGGACGAGAAGCGCCAATACAAGATGATCTGTCACGTGTTTGAGTCTGAAGAT GCTCAGCTCATAGCTCAGTCCATCGGCCAGGCTTTCAGTGTGGCGTACCAAGAGTTCCTGCGTGCCAATGGCATCAACCCAGAGGATCTGAGCCAGAAAGAGTACAGCGACCTCCTTAACACACAGGACATGTACAACGATGACCTCATTCACTTTTCCAAGTCTGAGAACTGCAAAGAT GTTTACATAGAGAAGCAGAAGGGTGAGATTCTTGGGGTGGTGATCGTGGAGTCGGGCTGGGGCTCCATCCTGCCCACGGTGATTATAGCAAACATGATGCATGGTGGCCCGGCAGAGAAGTCCGGCAGACTGAACATCGGGGACCAGATTATGTCCATCAATGGCACCAGCCTGGTGGGGTTACCTCTCTCCACCTGTCAGAGCATTATCAAG GGACTGAAGAACCAATCCAGAATAAAGCTTAACATTGTGAGATGTCCACCTGTGACCACTGTCCTCATCAGAAGACCAGACCTGAGATATCAACTGGGATTTAGTGTGCAGAATGGCATT ATCTGCAGTCTGATGAGAGGAGGGATAGCAGAGCGCGGTGGGGTGCGAGTCGGCCACCGGATCATTGAAATCAATAGCCAGAGTGTTGTAGCCACCCCTCACGAGAAGATTGTACACATCTTGTCAAATGCAGTCGGTGAG ATTCACATGAAGACTATGCCGGCTGCCATGTACCGCTTGTTAACAGCCCAGGAGCAACCAGTTTACATCTAA